Proteins encoded within one genomic window of Patescibacteria group bacterium:
- a CDS encoding DNA gyrase subunit B, with product MDNSLTYETPVLIEEGGRVVLKKIGEIIDSAIEKNPKAVNRGGTMETLRSGFNIKALSFDPLSLKLSWRPVSSLIRHRVNSKIYEITLQNNRKVQITPYHSLFTLKNGAVVPIKGADLGKGDYVVVPKNFIEPEKYLTEINLFQELLKLSASETGSIFLYGVKKILTNEFKPLIKKFCQENSLENKSTNRSWSNILYDFKRYDYLPFNFVRSLSREEQIKFSGCFLGDKRNDAFKIKPVIPVNKDLIELLGIYAAEGTNISGKTNRIVFSFGAHETELINYTIELIKKVFSYKAKSHYAHESAVTLQIDSLLISLVFSKVFKTGDNSHKKDVPWLIFNLGPELRARYLIAYLAGDGYPSKKFTRCLINNIGPNDNDKAKFSAASASQELIDGLSYLLFSLGKTFSITEINKVRKESIELNYKSRTRRADFNRRLYSKRIDFYWQTSASYINNFPYQEVAQECLDGPTHWAFSSGQGGISTTKVFQLLKQNKIILLSPAERFVYSDLGVLRVVKIKEISYQRPWVYDLSIPGSENFIGGFAPVMVHNSLDEALAGYAHNVEIRLLPENQVFVKDDGRGIPVEKHPQTKKSTLETVMCTLHAGGKFGGESYKISGGLHGVGVSVVNALSKYLKVEVCRDNFLWTQEYQRGKPKAGVKKTGRCNQTGTTVVFEPDPEVFPEIKFDFKKVIDHLREQAYLQSGTRINLTDERSPEASPEKYSFYFEGGIVSLLRYLIGSQKLLHENIFYVEKEIDSMEIEVALGYVNDVQSLEVSFANNIRTGEGGMHLTGFRAALTRAINDYAKAEKLNGENGFTGDDVREGLMAIISVKLREPQFEGQTKAKLGNPEARSAVEAVIGPALKEFLEKNRDDAKAIIEKAGLAARARLAAKAAKESVLRKGVLEGASLPGKLADCQSKNPEESELFIVEGQSAGGSAKEGRDRRIQAILPLRGKPLNVEKVRMEKMLTNEEIKSLIVALGTAIAQEFNLSKLRYHKVVIMTDADVDGAHIKTLLLTLFFRYFQPVIENGYLYIAQPPLYRLQKGRLVEYAYSDEERDKIIKELQSQKSKAKDEIQRPGTEEIQEIETEGEVVKGISIQRYKGLGEMNPEQLWETTMDPEKRMIKKVTIEDAIEADKLFDSLMGSEVLPRKKFIQSQASFVKEIDV from the coding sequence GTGGACAATAGTTTGACTTACGAAACACCGGTATTGATTGAAGAAGGCGGTCGGGTAGTTTTGAAAAAGATCGGAGAAATTATTGATTCAGCAATAGAGAAAAATCCCAAAGCAGTAAACAGGGGCGGGACAATGGAAACTTTGAGGTCTGGTTTTAATATTAAAGCTTTAAGCTTTGACCCTCTAAGCCTAAAACTTTCTTGGCGGCCCGTCTCTAGTTTAATCCGTCACCGAGTTAATAGCAAAATCTATGAAATTACCCTGCAAAATAATCGCAAAGTTCAGATTACTCCTTATCATTCGCTTTTTACCCTAAAAAACGGAGCGGTTGTTCCAATCAAAGGAGCTGATTTGGGGAAAGGGGATTATGTTGTTGTGCCAAAGAATTTTATTGAACCGGAAAAATATTTAACCGAGATTAACCTTTTTCAAGAATTGCTAAAACTGTCTGCTTCGGAAACCGGGTCAATTTTTCTCTATGGAGTTAAAAAGATTTTGACTAATGAGTTCAAGCCATTAATAAAAAAATTCTGCCAAGAAAATAGTCTTGAAAATAAATCAACCAATCGGAGCTGGTCAAATATTCTCTATGACTTTAAGCGATATGATTACTTGCCGTTTAATTTTGTCCGTTCTTTATCCAGAGAGGAGCAAATCAAATTCAGCGGTTGTTTTTTGGGCGACAAAAGAAACGATGCTTTTAAGATAAAACCGGTTATTCCGGTTAATAAAGATTTAATTGAGCTTCTTGGAATTTATGCCGCTGAAGGGACAAATATTAGCGGCAAGACAAACCGGATTGTTTTTAGTTTTGGCGCCCACGAAACAGAGTTAATTAATTATACTATTGAGTTAATTAAAAAAGTTTTTAGCTATAAGGCAAAGTCGCATTATGCCCATGAAAGCGCCGTAACTTTACAGATAGATTCCTTGCTGATAAGCCTTGTTTTCAGCAAAGTATTTAAGACCGGCGATAACAGCCACAAAAAAGATGTTCCCTGGTTAATCTTTAATCTGGGCCCGGAGCTAAGAGCAAGATATTTGATTGCTTATCTGGCCGGCGATGGCTATCCTTCAAAAAAATTCACCCGGTGTTTAATCAATAATATCGGGCCCAACGACAATGACAAGGCCAAATTTTCCGCTGCTTCAGCAAGTCAGGAATTAATTGATGGCTTGAGCTATCTTTTATTTTCTTTGGGGAAGACATTTTCAATTACAGAAATTAATAAAGTAAGAAAGGAGAGCATTGAGCTTAATTATAAGAGCAGAACAAGAAGAGCAGATTTTAACCGCCGACTCTATTCAAAAAGGATTGATTTTTACTGGCAGACCAGCGCTTCTTATATTAATAATTTCCCCTATCAGGAAGTTGCCCAAGAATGTCTTGACGGCCCGACTCACTGGGCATTTAGTAGTGGGCAAGGCGGCATCTCGACAACTAAAGTTTTTCAATTATTAAAGCAAAACAAAATTATTCTTTTGTCCCCGGCGGAAAGATTCGTTTATTCCGATTTAGGAGTTCTTAGAGTCGTTAAAATCAAAGAAATCAGTTATCAGCGCCCTTGGGTTTATGACCTTTCGATTCCCGGGAGTGAAAACTTTATCGGTGGTTTTGCCCCGGTGATGGTGCATAATTCACTTGACGAAGCGCTCGCTGGCTATGCTCATAATGTTGAGATTCGGCTTTTGCCAGAGAATCAGGTTTTTGTTAAAGACGATGGCCGGGGCATTCCGGTGGAAAAACACCCCCAGACTAAAAAATCAACTTTGGAAACCGTGATGTGCACTTTGCATGCCGGCGGCAAGTTCGGCGGCGAATCTTATAAAATCTCCGGAGGCTTGCACGGAGTGGGCGTTTCTGTGGTTAATGCTTTATCAAAATATTTGAAAGTCGAGGTTTGTCGGGATAATTTTCTTTGGACCCAAGAATATCAGCGGGGTAAGCCCAAAGCCGGAGTCAAAAAAACCGGCAGATGCAACCAAACCGGCACGACCGTGGTTTTTGAGCCGGATCCAGAAGTGTTTCCGGAGATAAAGTTTGATTTTAAAAAAGTGATTGATCATTTGCGGGAGCAGGCTTATCTTCAGTCCGGAACCAGGATTAATCTTACTGACGAGAGGAGTCCGGAAGCGTCGCCGGAAAAATACAGTTTTTATTTTGAAGGCGGGATTGTTTCTTTGCTTCGCTATTTAATTGGCAGCCAGAAGCTGCTTCATGAGAATATTTTTTATGTAGAAAAAGAGATTGATTCAATGGAGATTGAGGTTGCGCTTGGCTATGTTAATGACGTCCAGTCTTTAGAAGTTTCTTTTGCCAACAATATCCGGACCGGAGAAGGCGGGATGCATCTGACCGGGTTTCGGGCTGCCTTGACCCGGGCGATTAATGATTACGCCAAAGCAGAAAAACTGAACGGCGAAAATGGATTCACCGGCGACGATGTCCGGGAGGGCTTGATGGCAATTATCTCGGTTAAATTAAGAGAGCCGCAGTTTGAAGGCCAGACTAAAGCCAAATTAGGCAATCCCGAAGCTCGGTCTGCGGTTGAGGCAGTTATCGGTCCGGCCTTAAAAGAGTTTTTAGAGAAAAATCGCGATGATGCCAAGGCAATTATTGAAAAAGCCGGTTTAGCCGCCAGAGCCAGATTGGCTGCCAAAGCCGCCAAAGAGTCGGTTTTGAGAAAGGGGGTTTTAGAGGGCGCTTCTTTGCCGGGCAAGTTAGCTGATTGTCAATCAAAAAATCCTGAAGAATCAGAGTTGTTTATTGTTGAAGGACAGTCAGCTGGGGGTTCGGCCAAGGAGGGCCGGGACAGAAGAATCCAGGCGATTCTGCCTTTGCGCGGCAAGCCGCTTAATGTGGAAAAAGTCAGAATGGAAAAAATGCTGACTAATGAAGAGATAAAATCTTTAATTGTTGCTTTGGGCACTGCTATTGCCCAAGAATTTAATCTGTCCAAGCTTCGCTATCACAAAGTTGTGATTATGACCGATGCCGATGTTGACGGCGCCCATATTAAGACTTTACTTTTAACTTTATTTTTCCGCTATTTCCAACCGGTGATTGAAAACGGTTATCTATACATTGCCCAGCCGCCTTTATACCGCTTGCAAAAAGGCAGGCTGGTTGAATACGCTTATTCCGATGAAGAAAGGGATAAGATTATTAAGGAATTACAAAGCCAAAAATCAAAAGCTAAAGATGAGATTCAAAGACCAGGGACAGAGGAAATTCAAGAAATAGAAACAGA